One Littorina saxatilis isolate snail1 linkage group LG1, US_GU_Lsax_2.0, whole genome shotgun sequence genomic window carries:
- the LOC138979371 gene encoding uncharacterized protein isoform X3: MHEQTAFSPALMQIKVCKAMPFPHRPRCSRLATSRRLLLLTLLVTPVCFLGYLHLYRLALTRTKLSPVASSDTDRQQPSLSAASIARYVPRQTYQQIVESSFVKRESESQKSVKSDREKSSSFVDQSPAAGDGEVLQQNLRFPGVNDAVNEVALSPFEPSDNQDLTGTAKALPPKSRTADERENKHFSNPLTGRSENKRILQMFESFSHLRHASDPERKATVISPLSDQKTVRKAMRFWPYNNFPKATSDCEDILFSTEDEGLTLLKPTLTKRSFCDLLATMDAFTEALTKAHIPFFMYGGTLIGSWRHHGIVPWDDDLDFAVSTHKRKKVYRALGALWPKFVLDITQRKRWKLYKNNAHKISQVSWRYPYLDISFYRQNASHVWDRDVNNFYMFIYPKHWIFPLTSRPFQGRWLPAPRDVKNTLNLTYNLNMCQTGGYSHQKETLNKKLYYLPCKELHGVVPFVERVEFVGGCRETLVLGDKALGHHFLQDTNC; the protein is encoded by the exons ATGCACGAACAGACTGCGTTCAGCCCTGCTTTGATGCAGATAAAG GTCTGCAAGGCGATGCCTTTTCCGCACAGACCCAGATGCTCGCGGTTGGCCACGTCACGGCGTCTGTTGCTGTTGACCTTGCTGGTGACTCCGGTGTGCTTCCTGGGCTACCTTCACCTGTACAGGCTGGCTCTCACCCGGACCAAGCTCAGTCCTGTCGCATCTTCTGACACAGATAGACAGCAGCCATCACTTTCTGCCGCCTCCATTGCAAGGTATGTTCCCAGGCAGACCTACCAACAAATCGTTGAATCCTCTTTCGTGAAGCGTGAGAGCGAGAGTCAAAAGTCTGTGAAAAGTGACCGTGAAAAGTCGTCTTCTTTTGTGGATCAGTCCCCGGCAGCCGGCGACGGAGAGGTTTTGCAACAAAATCTACGCTTTCCTGGCGTCAATGATGCAGTAAATGAAGTTGCCCTCAGCCCATTTGAACCCAGTGATAACCAAGACTTGACGGGTACCGCAAAAGCATTACCTCCGAAAAGTCGTACAGCAGATGAGAGGGAAAACAAGCATTTTTCAAATCCGCTCACTGGCAGGTCCGAAAACAAGCGGATTTTACAGATGTTTGAGAGTTTCTCTCATTTACGCCACGCGTCTGACCCAGAAAGAAAGGCCACTGTTATCAGTCCACTATCTGATCAGAAAACGGTGAGAAAAGCTATGAGGTTCTGGCCGTATAATAACTTCCCCAAGGCTACGTCAGACTGTGAAGACATCCTTTTCTCGACCGAAGACGAAGGCTTGACGCTGTTGAAACCGACTCTAACAAAACGGAGCTTTTGTGATCTGTTGGCAACCATGGACGCCTTCACGGAAGCGTTGACTAAGGCGCACATCCCTTTCTTCATGTACGGGGGCACTCTGATTGGTTCGTGGCGTCACCATGGTATTGTGCCGTGGGATGATGACCTCGATTTTGCTGTATCTACCCACAAGAGGAAGAAAGTCTACAGGGCCCTAGGAGCTCTCTGGCCAAA GTTTGTCCTGGACATAACACAAAGGAAGCGTTGGAAGCTGTACAAGAACAACGCACACAAGATCTCCCAGGTCAGTTGGAGGTACCCCTACCTGGACATCAGTTTCTACCGCCAGAACGCCAGCCACGTGTGGGACCGTGACGTGAACAACTTCTACATGTTCATCTATCCCAAGCATTGGATCTTCCCTCTCACCTCCCGCCCATTCCAAGGACGTTGGCTACCAGCTCCTCGAGACGTGAAGAACACCCTTAACCTGACCTACAACCTTAACATGTGCCAGACTGGCGGCTACAGCCACCAAAAGGAAACGTTGAACAAGAAACTGTATTACCTCCCCTGTAAAGAGCTACACGGTGTTGTCCCTTTCGTGGAAAGGGTGGAGTTCGTTGGTGGCTGTCGTGAAACGTTGGTTCTTGGTGACAAAGCCCTGGGTCACCACTTCCTTCAAGACACGAACTGTTGA